TACCATCCCATGGCTCAACGGGTCTTCGCCCTTACATTCCATCGTCATACATTTCCAAGGTGTGGAGACCGACAGCGTTTAGCGGACGGGTCTAAGCCCTTATTGGGCAGTAACGCGGTTCTCCGTGCTTTCTTTGTTGAAATCCTACGAATGAGTCAATCTACGTAATACCAGAATTACGCGACCTGTGCGAGAACGCAGCTTACTTTTTCAGGCACAAAGGTTTCCCCTCTTTGAACGAGACCAATCAGAATCCTGGCTAATTCCCCCACCAATTTAAACACAGATTGCTGCTTCTTCATTTGCTTCACTTTGACGTTATGGTCATGCAGTTCACGAAATACCGGATTTACACCGATGAGTTGTATCGTTGCGAGATACAGATATTTTCGTAAGGTGGAATCTCCACGTTTAGATACAATAATCTGGCCCTTCCGCTTTCCTGACGTACTATCAGCCAGGTTAAGGCCAGCTTTTCGCAGCAACTGTCGACCGTGTGCATATTGTTTCAGATCGCCTGCACCGGATAAGATTGCTGCCACAAAGATCGTTCCTAAGCCCTTTATCGACCGCAGCTGGGTCGCTATCGGAATTTCGCTCAGTAGAGATGCGACTTGTTTCTCCATGTTTTCCAGCATACCCTCAATACGCTCATACTCTGTGATCAACCGCTTTAAGTCTTCCTTTGCCTCGCCTAAAGCCGTAGTGTCCCCCACACTCCGCTTGGCCTCTGAGATCAGCTCGGCTGCTTTAAGCATGCCTGTTGAGCCGCCGGCTCTTTGCATATGCTTTCTCCACGCCGTAATAACCTCTTCTACAGACTTGGCTGCGAGATCCTGTGGGGAGAACAATTCCTTTAACGTTGCCATTGAACGTTTGCAATGCCAATGCTTAAAAACCGATGTATACTCTGGAAAGCGAATATCCACCAGCGAATAATTCGATTCTGCAAACGGACACTGTTGGCCACCCAAAACTCCCGGTCGCTCATCATGGTGCGGAGTCTTTGATACACGTGAGATTGTTTTGTGTAGTCATAATAATAGCCCCGACTTACAATATCCGCGATGACTAGTGCGTCCTTCGGGTCACTCTTTGAAGGAGAATTATCGCGGTTTTCTTTGTTCCTTTTCGTCGTAGCCGGATTCACTAGGACGACGTTCATCCCTTTGCTTGTTAGCCAGTTGGCTAAGTTCCACCAATAATGCCCCGTCGGCTCCATGCCTATGAGAATGTTGTTCAACCGATGCTTTTGGTAGAGAACCTCCACCCAGCGATGCAGCTTTTCAAACCCTTCAATCGTGTTGTTAAATGAGAGATGTCGATTCGTGAGGATAATTCCGCGGTAATTTGTAGCTTGAGCCACATGCGTCTCTTTAGCCATATCGATGCCAACGACAAGATGAGAAGTGGTAATTCGTTCAATTCGTTGATTTTGCCCTTGGGATTGCTTAAACTTCATAATAAGAGCGCCTCCTTGATGGTGTTGGGTTTCGAACCCGTGGACAAACCCATCATACCGAGGCGCTCCTTTTTTGACAAAGACCATTTCTTAGCCTTAACAGGAATGTTTAACGCAGTGAAGCCGCCCGGTCGTTCCGGCAGCTTCGTCGTTGTTTAATGAAACTATCGTCCCCGTTACTTCAACATGAAGGAAGCCAACTAGATTGCGCTCCCGCAGAACAATACCCTTTAGATCTTTTTGGTAAGAAGTATTTCCAACGGTTGTGTATCAAGTATTAAGCACCCAGCATCTTTATATCCTAGTTTCCTATAAAAATGTTGGGCACCTTCGTCAGCTTGGGTGGAGGTCATGATTATTTTGTAGCCGCTCCGTTTCATTTGTTCTTCCCAAAAGAGGATAACTTGTTTTCCCACACCTTTACCTCGATTTTGTTCATCGACCCAAATCATGTTCATGAAAGGGGTGTTGTCCCAAAAGTATCCGTACCTCATCCAACCGATATTATGTTCATCTTTATCCCGGATAATATATATTTCAGTTCCCTTGATTTTTGACAGAATCAAGTTCTCGGAAATATGACGGTCGCGTTCTCTAATGTATTCATAGTCCGAGTCATTTGCAAAATCTATCCTCATTTAAACTTCCCCCTTGTGGTACATAGCAGTAGTAATAAGAATTTCCCAAATATCTAATTTACCCCGAACAATAGATCTCACCTATATTGAACATTTCTGCTCCGATAGCTGGGCAATTGTGCGGAATGCAGATAAATGCAATGGATCGGCTCCATCGCTAAATTCTTGTTCACGTAAACTTACTCCTAGCGCAATGGGTATATAAGTTGAATACCTGTTTCTGAAACTAACCCCTCATAAACTGCGTAATTGTGGTCCGCACCTACAATACACAGGAGTCGTTTTCCCGAATGCTTCTTAACTGCATTCTTAATCCTTTGAATCATGATTAGATGTCTGCATGTATACCTGAATAAATGTGATTGAGGATTAACTTTTTCCAACCATAAGTATTTTTGCTTTGTGATGTTATCCCATTCTGTAGAATTAAATGGCAGTACACTGGAATCCAAGGCTGTGAGCTGTTTTTCAAACCATCGATCTAACTCAGCGTTATATTCGCCGCGAATCTCCTTGTTGAAACCGTTGAATGGATCAAAATCCATCCAAACATCAAGCTCGACCCAATCTATTGGTTCAAAACCATATTTCTTCTCTTCACACAAAGGGAATATTAAATCCCAATACTCGCTAGGAGGTTCTCCCCAATACCCTCGGTAATCACGGTCTCGCTGGTAATGTTCCCAACTGGTGGGAAGTACCTCTCCACAGATCACATCGGGACTGAAGTCCAATATCAATTCCTTAATAAGATCCAATGTTAAATTGTGTTTTCGTCTTAATTGATCGTCATGAACTACTCCCAAAATTCCGACCGTTGTCACGAAAGCGCCTCCCACTTAGCCCACATTAATCAAAAACCTAATAACCCATCAATTATTAATAACGAACCAATTGTTGGAAAGTTGCGCATTACTGCCAGCTTGTTGAATAGCCGTGCAGAACACAGTAAAAGCGATGGTTCGGTTCCATCGATGTGCTCTCAACCTGATATACACTGTTATATTGTTCCAATTACTCTCAATATGTTTTATACTTTGATTTAGCGCACGATTTTTAAATATAGAGGGGTTTTGAAATGGAATCTATAAAAATTATGATTAGTTCTACCGTCGACGACCTAAAAGCAGAGAGAGAGACAGCTGAATTAGCATTTACGAGTAACGCCTTTGTTGAGTTAATTGGAGCAGATCGTTTCAATACAGCTTCTGTTGCTGGCAACTCCCGACTTGAAACCACGCGTATGGCAAGAGAGTGTGATCTTTACATCCTTATTCTTGGATCAAGGTATGGTCATGAACTCTCAAATGGAAAGTCAGCCACAGAGATTGAATTCGACGCCGCTATTAAAGCTGATCCAACTAAGGTTCTGATCTTTAAGAAGGAAACTACAGATCCTGCAGAACTAAAACAACAAGATTTTATTAACAGGGTAAGTAATTACACATCAGGTTATTGGCGAACTTCATTTTCACACACCGCTCAACTTATGGCACTAATCCAAAACTCATTCCAACAATGGCTTAAAAATCGCGCTAATTTGGGAACCAGTGCAGATTTCGTCGACCACTTTATTCGATTAGCAAAACAGCGGATCCCTGAGCCATCAGCCCAAATGTACTATAAAACAGAAAAAGATAACGTTGATCTGTCATTTGAAATGTTCTCTCACACTTATTATATAAACTTCAGTAAAAAGCAAATATATGATGATTTTTGGGGTTGCTTAAATCATTTAGAAGATCAATTCGGTCTTTGGCTTAGCTAAATTAAAGGGGGCATTCTGAGTATGAACAAAGTACAAACTGATCCATATATAAATATGCTCTTAACAATTATTAGAGATAATTCGACTCAAAAACAGGAGATAAGAGATGCAATTAAAACTTTAGGTCAAATTGTAGGGAGAAGAATCTACGGTGATCATTATACGTCTGCTAAGATTGTCCAAACTCCTATGCAACAACCATATCAAGGTTTAGTAAGTCGATTGGCAACTACTGTAGTATTAAGCACCCGTGATGATCATGAGTACTTTGCCGCTGGAATAGCCTCTGTATTTGATGGGTGTTTACGCGGTTATATGGATTTCTCTGGTGCTAGAGGTGAACAAGCATTAAATCTTCCAATACAAGCCGCTTCTCTACCTACTCCACCAGTAGGACAAGTAGTAAGTAACGTTATTATTGCCAAATCTGTACTTGCAACAGGTTGTACAGCAGTTTCAATAGCGAGAAAAGCAATTGAATTATATCGGCCTGAAAAAATATTCTTAGTATCCACTTTTTATTCCCAGCGAGGGTTAGAAGAGGTCAACCATCAAATCTACCCAAGACCAGAAATATATATTATCGGGGAACCAGATGATTTAAATAGTGATGGAATGTTGGTGCCTGGAGTTGGAAACCTAGACCAACGTTTATCTTCCTAAATAATAGGTGCACATTCAGCCTTGGGGACGATGTGATAGACTGAAATCACAGTCCTAACAGAACGATTAGGGGAGAATGAAGCATATGGCCGGGAGTGTTTTGATAGACAAATACGGTTCAAATGAGCAACTCCAAGAAAAAGTAATTCGCTTCATCAATGACCACGATTTTTCTGAGCAGCTGCTTGAGTCATATCCCCAGAAGGTTCGGAAGATCGTCAATTTCGCGTATCAAACCAATAGCGGTATATTACTCAATCCCCATGAAATGGCTCGGTTGTTTAAAGTCAATACAGAAGGATGCCACTCAAACGATTATATTAATTTGTTTTCAGGATGCTACGGAATCCCAGTATATGTAACCACGCCTAGCAATAGATTTCTGTTTGTTTGCAGGGACGTCATCCACAATGGGATGGCCGTGTTTTTGAATTCTAATGTTTCACCTACACCTGATAAACCCATTACCGGAAACGCCCCTGCAAATCCAAATATTGAGGAACTTCTTAAAGAGGGGGAAGCAAAGTATAAAAAGGTCGTTCAGTACGAACGGAATCCAAAGAACCGCCAAAAAGCTATTGAGATGCATGGGATGACATGCAAGGCTTGTGGCTTCAACTTTTTTGAGAAATATGGGAAGCATGGCGCTGGTTATATAGAGGTACATCATGTGGTCCCACTTCACCAATACCGGGAGAGTACACCAATTGATCCAAGCAAAGACTTAACGGTTCTATGTTCAAATTGCCACCGAATGATCCATCGTTATAAACTGCATTACTTATCCGTCGAGGAGCTAATACGAATAATCGACTCACAAAAGTGGAATTCAAAAAAGACGTCGATATAAACTTATTACCGAGGCTCTCACTATACTACCAAGCAATAATTCAGGAGAAGGCTCCTCAAATAACTGCCTCGCCGCTTCAAAATGGACCATTGCCACCGATCCATCGCTTTTTGCGTTAATTAGAGACTCATCACAATCCGTCTAAGGTATGTAAAGTTCGTTGGTTGAATGGCTGCCGTACTGTTCAGAACAATCTTGTAACAAATGCTCTATCCCCTTGATTTCCAAGACAAGGAATGGCGATACTTTTCCACCGCATGTATACTGTTTAACTCCTTATAAAGATAAAAAACATCTTCTACCTCCTTTTTTAAATAATACGGTTTTTCCAATCTATAATATGTAGTGAGGAATGCCACATTAAATAATTTAACTCCAAGTCGGTTTATTGTCTCAGTTCTATCATAATAATCACCCATGTCACAGCTCAAACCTTTAAGCGCTTCACCAACTGCACTTCGATTGTAAATATCTTGCCCGTCTTCTAATTGCTGAAGTACTAATACACCATTTTGCCGTAGGAACTCCTTTATTGTACTGGGATTCCAAATGTTATCCTGAGCAATCTCCCACAAAGTAATATACTCTTCAGTCTTATGTCCTAATTGAATAACTGTTTCTTTATCGAAACAAGGCTCAGAATAGATTATTTTTGACTGTAGCTTTAAAAATGTACATAACCCTCTTGCCACTTGTTCGGTTCTTCTCCATAAAATTGCAACGGATCCAATCGAAATAATAACTTGGCTAGCTTGATAATCACTAGCTTTTTTGCTTATGAAATCCAACCAATTTACATGTATGATTGTTTTTTTATTCCTTGGATGTATTTCAGTTTCTATTGAATGCTGGCTTACAATCATCGAAACAACCGCGATACATATCCCTCTGTTTTCAGCAAAGTCAATTACATTTATGTACTCACTGTCAAATATCATATGTTCCTTTAAGAAACTACTATATGACACTAATTGACCTTCACGTTGCATGGTTTTTGCAATAAGCCTATTGATCGACTTATTGTCTAGTGTAGAAATATTTCTAAAAATCTCTCTGCTTTCGTTAAAATCCTCATAATTCTCTTTTAAGAAAAGAACAAGATTTATTGGCCATCGTTGCAGTAACTCTTGGGATTTGGTATAGACTTCTTTTAGCAAGAGTACATTTCCAACATATCCATTTTGTACGAGTTGTCTTCTTTCTTTATGATCTAGTGTTAATGAAAAGACCTTCGTTCTTGTACAAAGATAAAATGCCACACGTTGAGTTAATAGCAGTTGATCTTGGGCTGTTAGATACTCTTGTAGGATTGGAGAATTACCAACTGTGTATTGCTCAACTAATGAGAAAGGTAATTCCTCTCCAACAATTATTTCTGTATTAGACAGAGATAACGTTGCTCCACAACTTTCACAACAGTCGTTGATAACGCCCGATAATGTTGTTTTTCGATTACATGAAGCACACTCTTCTTTCATCAAGGCAGAATGTCTTTTGCAGTAGGTGAAGTACGAAATGCACCAGATTAATCGATGGTATGCATTTTCACTTAGACAAAATGGGCAAAACCTTGAGTGCCCACGCGTTCGCCAGCCAGGTAAAACAAAACCTTTCGAGTACCAATAATAAATGAGTTGTTCGATTTGAAATTTCTCTTGACTAAGAGTCTCAGCCTGATTAATAAATTGCTTCATACTCTCCGTAATATCGTCCGCTCTGAAAAATCTAATTTTCTCAAAACCCAACTCGCTGAACTCCGTGTAATTAATTAGTGCTAATCGTTGGAGATATCCCTTCTAAAGACTCATCTGGCAATATTTCTGGCCGATTAAGCAAATGTTCTGCCATTTGTAATCACCACCCATAAAAAAACTGGTCAAGCAACAATAACGTTGCCTGACCAGTTGGAAAATTAATATCTACTCATAACGATGTATTTTTATGCAATTCCAGTGATTTATGGAATTATTCGTCTAGGTAATTAGGGAACAATTCCAGTCATTTATGGAATTTCACATTTTTTTGTCGCCTGACCTGGAAGCTTCTATCCCATTAGCTGCACTTGCTGTAGCCGCAGTTCGTGCACGTCTTGCAGCCTTCGCTGTTCACGAGCGAAGCCGAGCCGCAACCCGGGCACAAGTCGGTCGAGGAAGCGACGTGAAGCTTCTTCATGACCGGTGCCGCCGGTGCCGGTGCTTCGATTTCCTGCGTTGCGGTCACGAGGTGGTTCGCGTTGTCCTCATAGACGGCGCTTGCTTCCGCATTTTCCTTATGAATCTCAAGCGCCTTCGCGACGGCGTCCGCGATCGATTCGACGCGGTTCGGACCGAAGCCGACGGCGCCGGAGCCGCCGATGCCCTTGAGGTGCTTGATCAGAAGATCCGTCTTGCTGCCGTGATCCCCGTAACGGAGGAACAGCGAGATGACGCGGCCGAGCGCTTCGGACATCGCGAAGACGTCGGAGCCGGCCTTGCCTACGTTCAGGAACACTTCGCTCGGCGTACCGTTCGAATCGTTGATCGTGATATAGGCAATTCCGAACGGCGTATTGAACTTATATGTCGCGCCGCGCAGTACTTGCGGACGGCGTTGATATTGCTTGTCGAATACTTGCTGCTGCTCCGGCGTCGCCTTGATCGGGAGCGATGCGATCGCTTCGATCGCTTGCTCTTCCTTCGAAGCTTCCGGCGTTGCGGCTTCTTCCTTCTTGTCCTCGTCCTTCTTCGTGCTGAGGACTTGAACGTCGCGGCTGCCATCACGGTAGATCGTCACGCCTTTGCAGCCGAGATCGAATGCGAGTTCATACAGCTCTTTCGTCTCTTCGACCGTAAAGTCGGACGGGCAGTTGGCTGTCTTGGAGATCGAGCTGTCGACCCAACGCTGGATCGCCGCTTGCACGCGGATGTGATCCTTCGCGGACAGATCCATCGAAGTGACGAACCATTCCGGGAGCTCTTGGCCCGGGTTCTTGTCCTTCCACTCTTGCGCGATCGGTACGAGCTGCTTGTCGAAGCCGAGACGGCTTTGACGGTAGTACTCGAACGCGAAGTAAGGCTCGATGCCTGTGGACGTGCCGACCATTGTGCCGGTGCTGCCGGTAGGCGCCTGGGTGATGACCGTAACGTTCCGCATGCCGTTCTTCTTGATCGCCGCGCCGACCTCCGGATATTCGGAGACGATGTTCTTCATGAACCCGCTCTGCATGAACTTCTCGTACTCGAAGTGCGTGAACGAACCCTTCTCCCCGGCGATTTCTGAGGATGAGATATACGCTTCCTTCGCCATGAAGCCGTACAGCTTATCGAGGAATACAAGAGATTCCGGGCTGCCGTAACGAATTTCGAGTTTGATCATCAATTCCGCGAGACCCATCGTGCCGAGGCCGACGCGGCGCTCGCCCTGCTGGTTCTTTTGGTTTTCCTCGAAGTGGTACGGCGTCTTGTCGATGACGTTGTCGAGGAAGCGTACCGAGTAGCGAACCGTCTTGCCGAGCTCATCCCACGCGACGTCCTTCTTCTTCTCGTCGTAGAACTTCGACAGGTTGACGGCCGACAAATTGCACACGCCCCAGGCAGGCAATCCTTGTTCGCCGCACGGATTCGTGCAAATGATCGGGTTGAAGTACCACGAGTTCGACATCTGGTTGTAGTACTCCATGAACACGACGCCCGGCTCCGCGGATTTCCATGCGGATTCGATGATCGTGTGCCAGACGTCGCGCGCCTTGACGGTGCGATACGGCTTCACGGCTTTGCCTGCAGCCTTCCACTTCTCCAGATCGCCGTCCCACAGCGCGTCGTACTCCGGATCTTTCGTATCCGGGAAGACAAGCTCCCAGTCGAGGTCTTCCTTAACGGCTTTCATGAAGGCGTTGCTGACGCAAACCGACAGGTTCGCGTTCGTCACTTGGCCCATCGTCTGCTTGACGGTGATGAAGTCGAGCACGTCCGGGTGCCAGTCGTTGATCATGAGCATAAGTGCGCCGCGGCGCGACCCGCCTTGCTCGATAAGCCCCGTCGTGTAGCTGAACAAGCCGCCCCACGATACCGCCCCGCTGGAGGAGCCGTTCACGCCCGCTACGATCGAGCGGCGCGGACGAAGCGAGGAGAGGTTGATGCCGACCCCGCCGCCGCGGGACATGATCTCGGTCATCTCGCTCAGCGTCGTCATGATGCCGCCGCGGCTGTCGTGCGGCGACGGGATGACGTAGCAGTTGAACAGCGTCAGCTCGTCGCTCGCGCCGGCGCCCGCCGCGATGCGTCCGCCCGGGACCAGCTTCCAATCGTCCAAAATATATCTGAAGTTCTCGGTCCACTGCTTCTGCTTCTCGGGCGCTTCCACGGAAGCCATGGCCGCCGCGAGACGATCCCACATCTCTTCAGGCGTCTTCTCGACCGTGAGCGTGATCTTCTCGACCGACGTCTCTACCGTATCGCCGGAGCGCGTCTTGACCGTGACCTTATTTCCGTTCCTGGCGATGACTTCCCCGACTTCCTTCGCCGGGAATTTCGGGTCGTCTTTCGTTAAGGCGAGAACGATGTCCCCGACCTTCGTATTGTTATAATCGGCATCCTTCCGAGCGTATCGATCCAAAAAAATCTTCTCGCTGAGGCCTTCCAGTTTCGTCTTCTGCTTCGTCTTCAAAAGCCGCACCCTCCCAACATTGATAAAAACACAATATATGCACCGTCAGCCTTCGACACCGCCGCCGGGACGAGAACATGATGTATAAATCCATGTATGTAGAAATCATCACTATATATTGTGTCCGGAGTTCATTATACGTCACTAGATGTTGTAGTTTCTAGCAAAATATTTTTTGATTTTGGCAGGAATTTCAGAAGTGCTTACAAACCCTTAATACAATCGCTTTCATCCGGTTTACAAAATCCCGCCGATTTCGACACCGTTCGATTCGACCGAATCGATCGTTTCCCCGGTCACTAGATTGTAACACATTATGACCCAAATGAGAACAAATATTCGCATTCGGGCAAAAAAGGAATTGAGGAACCCGCAACGAAATAGTTCTTACTAATGCGATGTCCGGAGAGGAGGGGCCCTGTGACGCGGATTCCGAAGCCGAAGAAG
The nucleotide sequence above comes from Paenibacillus antri. Encoded proteins:
- a CDS encoding HNH endonuclease → MAGSVLIDKYGSNEQLQEKVIRFINDHDFSEQLLESYPQKVRKIVNFAYQTNSGILLNPHEMARLFKVNTEGCHSNDYINLFSGCYGIPVYVTTPSNRFLFVCRDVIHNGMAVFLNSNVSPTPDKPITGNAPANPNIEELLKEGEAKYKKVVQYERNPKNRQKAIEMHGMTCKACGFNFFEKYGKHGAGYIEVHHVVPLHQYRESTPIDPSKDLTVLCSNCHRMIHRYKLHYLSVEELIRIIDSQKWNSKKTSI
- a CDS encoding TniQ family protein, translated to MGFEKIRFFRADDITESMKQFINQAETLSQEKFQIEQLIYYWYSKGFVLPGWRTRGHSRFCPFCLSENAYHRLIWCISYFTYCKRHSALMKEECASCNRKTTLSGVINDCCESCGATLSLSNTEIIVGEELPFSLVEQYTVGNSPILQEYLTAQDQLLLTQRVAFYLCTRTKVFSLTLDHKERRQLVQNGYVGNVLLLKEVYTKSQELLQRWPINLVLFLKENYEDFNESREIFRNISTLDNKSINRLIAKTMQREGQLVSYSSFLKEHMIFDSEYINVIDFAENRGICIAVVSMIVSQHSIETEIHPRNKKTIIHVNWLDFISKKASDYQASQVIISIGSVAILWRRTEQVARGLCTFLKLQSKIIYSEPCFDKETVIQLGHKTEEYITLWEIAQDNIWNPSTIKEFLRQNGVLVLQQLEDGQDIYNRSAVGEALKGLSCDMGDYYDRTETINRLGVKLFNVAFLTTYYRLEKPYYLKKEVEDVFYLYKELNSIHAVEKYRHSLSWKSRG
- a CDS encoding adenosylcobalamin-dependent ribonucleoside-diphosphate reductase, whose product is MKTKQKTKLEGLSEKIFLDRYARKDADYNNTKVGDIVLALTKDDPKFPAKEVGEVIARNGNKVTVKTRSGDTVETSVEKITLTVEKTPEEMWDRLAAAMASVEAPEKQKQWTENFRYILDDWKLVPGGRIAAGAGASDELTLFNCYVIPSPHDSRGGIMTTLSEMTEIMSRGGGVGINLSSLRPRRSIVAGVNGSSSGAVSWGGLFSYTTGLIEQGGSRRGALMLMINDWHPDVLDFITVKQTMGQVTNANLSVCVSNAFMKAVKEDLDWELVFPDTKDPEYDALWDGDLEKWKAAGKAVKPYRTVKARDVWHTIIESAWKSAEPGVVFMEYYNQMSNSWYFNPIICTNPCGEQGLPAWGVCNLSAVNLSKFYDEKKKDVAWDELGKTVRYSVRFLDNVIDKTPYHFEENQKNQQGERRVGLGTMGLAELMIKLEIRYGSPESLVFLDKLYGFMAKEAYISSSEIAGEKGSFTHFEYEKFMQSGFMKNIVSEYPEVGAAIKKNGMRNVTVITQAPTGSTGTMVGTSTGIEPYFAFEYYRQSRLGFDKQLVPIAQEWKDKNPGQELPEWFVTSMDLSAKDHIRVQAAIQRWVDSSISKTANCPSDFTVEETKELYELAFDLGCKGVTIYRDGSRDVQVLSTKKDEDKKEEAATPEASKEEQAIEAIASLPIKATPEQQQVFDKQYQRRPQVLRGATYKFNTPFGIAYITINDSNGTPSEVFLNVGKAGSDVFAMSEALGRVISLFLRYGDHGSKTDLLIKHLKGIGGSGAVGFGPNRVESIADAVAKALEIHKENAEASAVYEDNANHLVTATQEIEAPAPAAPVMKKLHVASSTDLCPGCGSASLVNSEGCKTCTNCGYSKCS
- a CDS encoding DUF4062 domain-containing protein, which encodes MESIKIMISSTVDDLKAERETAELAFTSNAFVELIGADRFNTASVAGNSRLETTRMARECDLYILILGSRYGHELSNGKSATEIEFDAAIKADPTKVLIFKKETTDPAELKQQDFINRVSNYTSGYWRTSFSHTAQLMALIQNSFQQWLKNRANLGTSADFVDHFIRLAKQRIPEPSAQMYYKTEKDNVDLSFEMFSHTYYINFSKKQIYDDFWGCLNHLEDQFGLWLS
- a CDS encoding GNAT family N-acetyltransferase, producing MRIDFANDSDYEYIRERDRHISENLILSKIKGTEIYIIRDKDEHNIGWMRYGYFWDNTPFMNMIWVDEQNRGKGVGKQVILFWEEQMKRSGYKIIMTSTQADEGAQHFYRKLGYKDAGCLILDTQPLEILLTKKI
- a CDS encoding uracil phosphoribosyltransferase: MNKVQTDPYINMLLTIIRDNSTQKQEIRDAIKTLGQIVGRRIYGDHYTSAKIVQTPMQQPYQGLVSRLATTVVLSTRDDHEYFAAGIASVFDGCLRGYMDFSGARGEQALNLPIQAASLPTPPVGQVVSNVIIAKSVLATGCTAVSIARKAIELYRPEKIFLVSTFYSQRGLEEVNHQIYPRPEIYIIGEPDDLNSDGMLVPGVGNLDQRLSS